The Mycolicibacterium doricum genome includes a region encoding these proteins:
- the istA gene encoding IS21 family transposase — MVFREVSVNEIREVLRVWLGVAGLPPEPGYRTIAAHCGVDRKTVRRYVEAAQAAGLRRDGDVSALDDGLIGVVADAVRPARPDGHGAAWEQLLGFEEQIKVWVAGDGEQRPLTITKIETLLARQGCVVPYRTLHRFASERCGFGRKGTTVRVADGDPGVECQIDFGYLGMLTDAADGRRRKVHALIFTAVYSRHMFVWLSYSQTLAAVIAGCQAAWGFFGGVFAVLIPDNLKPVIAAADAVNPQFTRGWLDYAGHAGFLTDPARVRSPKDKPRVERTVQYVRRNFWDGETFTSLEQAQQAVMTWCARTAGTRIHGTTCARPLEVFTAEEQPTLLTVPGTYDVPMFKAVKVHRDFHAEVAKALYSLPECWIGHTLDVRADSELVKFYHRATLVKVHPRQPAGGRSTDRADLPEHKAGYALRDLAALIAACAAHGPNIGIYAERILDDPLPWTRMRTVYRLQGLVRRYGAQRVEQACSLSLDLDVVSVNKIASMLQRATENTAPTLPQAVGQTATRFTRNPSEFNVTTTSLTVVPVIDSEETC, encoded by the coding sequence ATGGTTTTTCGGGAGGTCAGTGTGAACGAGATCAGGGAAGTGCTGCGGGTGTGGCTGGGGGTGGCGGGGCTACCGCCGGAGCCGGGGTACCGCACGATCGCCGCGCATTGCGGCGTGGACCGCAAAACGGTGCGCCGCTACGTGGAGGCCGCGCAGGCAGCCGGGCTGCGCCGCGACGGCGATGTCAGCGCCCTCGATGACGGGTTGATCGGGGTGGTCGCCGACGCGGTGCGTCCTGCCCGCCCAGATGGTCACGGCGCCGCCTGGGAGCAGCTGTTGGGGTTCGAGGAGCAGATCAAAGTTTGGGTGGCCGGCGATGGTGAGCAGCGGCCGTTGACGATCACCAAGATTGAGACGTTGCTGGCCCGGCAGGGGTGTGTGGTTCCGTATCGGACGTTGCACCGATTCGCCAGTGAGCGTTGCGGTTTCGGCCGCAAGGGCACCACGGTGCGGGTCGCTGATGGTGATCCGGGGGTGGAATGCCAGATCGATTTCGGCTATCTGGGGATGCTCACCGATGCTGCTGATGGGCGGCGCCGCAAGGTGCACGCGTTGATCTTCACCGCCGTCTATTCCCGGCACATGTTCGTGTGGTTGTCGTATTCGCAGACCCTGGCGGCGGTGATCGCCGGGTGCCAGGCGGCGTGGGGATTCTTCGGCGGCGTGTTCGCGGTGCTGATCCCCGACAATCTCAAGCCGGTGATCGCCGCCGCCGATGCGGTCAACCCGCAGTTCACCCGCGGGTGGCTCGACTACGCCGGTCATGCCGGATTCCTCACCGACCCGGCCCGGGTTCGCTCCCCCAAAGACAAGCCGCGGGTGGAGCGGACTGTGCAGTATGTGCGCCGAAACTTCTGGGACGGTGAAACATTCACCAGTCTCGAACAGGCGCAGCAGGCTGTGATGACTTGGTGTGCGCGCACTGCCGGTACCCGCATCCACGGCACCACCTGCGCACGTCCCCTGGAGGTGTTCACCGCCGAAGAACAACCGACGCTACTCACGGTGCCGGGGACCTATGACGTGCCGATGTTCAAAGCGGTCAAGGTACACCGCGATTTCCACGCCGAAGTCGCCAAAGCCCTGTATTCGCTGCCCGAGTGCTGGATCGGGCACACGTTGGACGTACGCGCCGACAGTGAGCTGGTGAAGTTCTATCACCGCGCCACGCTGGTGAAAGTCCATCCTCGCCAGCCGGCCGGTGGCCGCAGCACCGACCGTGCTGACCTGCCCGAACACAAAGCGGGTTACGCGCTGCGGGACCTGGCGGCGTTGATCGCCGCGTGCGCGGCGCACGGCCCCAATATCGGGATCTACGCCGAACGCATCCTCGATGACCCGCTGCCCTGGACCCGGATGCGCACCGTCTACCGGCTCCAAGGCCTGGTGCGCCGCTACGGCGCGCAGCGCGTCGAACAAGCATGCTCCTTATCGCTGGACCTCGACGTCGTCTCGGTCAACAAGATCGCCTCCATGCTGCAACGCGCCACCGAGAACACCGCCCCGACACTACCGCAAGCAGTCGGCCAAACAGCCACCCGGTTCACCCGCAACCCATCCGAATTCAACGTCACCACAACATCATTGACCGTAGTGCCCGTTATCGATTCCGAGGAGACCTGCTGA
- a CDS encoding alpha/beta hydrolase, with the protein MTVSVEEIDRWDAGDVREVFHATRSRAEAAFEAANGIAELPAFGSWGGDASEAAKEAINQTRKDLDAHGQEALAVAQAASRAADDVEQVKSNLAQLRADAESLGMVVDPVSNSIEPGPGAEGADPMEVMLKQMQLQPRLDAIMADAARADQELAQAIAMATGDAPIPDTPHTNDPELQDALSRPLPEDPQQFNDLWDRLSPEQKEFLYRQDHSVGNHPGMPFADKNLFNQRHLGELTQTSQSEVDRLRAEHPAWANGTVPNPKGDYQNWRQWRDWKQQWDKANHTLDGYHAVTETLGRKDGVPRFLGLVDDQGHAAVSIGNPDTAIRNATLVPGTGQDMAAFTGSDGKSLDMYNAALDVDPSLTGADVSVTTWMGYDRPMDLGQAADTSYATNGAGSLDAYLNGVQASHADGVPAAIDTVIGHSYGSTLVGAAGAGDHHLAVENVIGVGSPGMMVGHASELNLDPGGQVYATRAQHDIIHLVAGAALGPNPTWDGFGAIELEAAPGPALGPEVLNIPSVAAHSSYWDEGNPALANMGAIIAGMPPPKVVP; encoded by the coding sequence GTGACCGTTTCTGTCGAGGAGATCGACCGCTGGGACGCCGGTGACGTCCGCGAGGTCTTCCATGCCACGCGTAGCCGGGCGGAGGCGGCGTTTGAAGCCGCCAACGGTATCGCCGAGTTGCCGGCCTTCGGCTCGTGGGGTGGCGACGCATCGGAGGCGGCCAAGGAGGCGATCAACCAGACCCGTAAGGACCTCGATGCGCACGGCCAAGAAGCGTTAGCGGTCGCTCAGGCGGCGAGCAGAGCGGCGGACGACGTCGAGCAGGTCAAGTCAAATCTCGCTCAACTGCGGGCGGACGCCGAGAGCCTTGGCATGGTGGTCGATCCGGTCAGTAACAGCATCGAGCCGGGGCCAGGTGCGGAGGGTGCCGACCCGATGGAGGTCATGCTCAAGCAAATGCAACTGCAGCCGCGCCTTGACGCCATCATGGCCGATGCTGCCCGCGCCGATCAGGAGCTGGCGCAAGCGATCGCTATGGCAACCGGTGACGCGCCAATCCCCGACACCCCGCACACCAATGACCCCGAGCTGCAGGACGCGCTTTCGCGGCCGCTGCCCGAGGACCCACAGCAGTTCAACGACCTGTGGGACAGGCTGTCACCGGAGCAAAAGGAGTTCCTGTACCGGCAAGATCACAGCGTCGGTAATCACCCCGGTATGCCGTTCGCCGACAAAAATCTCTTCAACCAGAGGCACCTCGGCGAGCTGACGCAGACCAGTCAGTCAGAGGTGGACCGGCTGCGGGCGGAACATCCCGCGTGGGCGAACGGCACGGTGCCCAACCCGAAGGGCGACTACCAGAACTGGCGCCAGTGGCGAGACTGGAAGCAGCAGTGGGACAAGGCAAACCACACGTTGGACGGTTACCACGCGGTGACGGAAACGCTCGGTCGCAAAGACGGTGTGCCGCGCTTCCTTGGTCTCGTCGACGACCAGGGCCACGCCGCCGTCTCGATCGGCAATCCGGATACGGCCATCCGAAACGCCACGCTGGTTCCGGGGACGGGACAGGACATGGCGGCCTTCACAGGCAGCGACGGCAAGTCGCTCGATATGTATAACGCGGCTCTCGATGTCGATCCGAGCCTGACAGGCGCCGACGTCTCCGTCACCACGTGGATGGGGTACGACCGCCCAATGGATCTCGGCCAAGCAGCTGATACGAGCTACGCAACCAATGGCGCCGGATCCTTGGACGCCTACTTGAACGGGGTGCAGGCTTCACATGCTGACGGCGTCCCAGCCGCCATCGACACCGTCATCGGACATAGTTACGGCTCGACGCTGGTGGGGGCAGCCGGTGCCGGTGATCATCACTTGGCCGTCGAGAACGTGATCGGCGTCGGCAGTCCGGGCATGATGGTGGGCCATGCCTCGGAACTCAACCTCGATCCGGGTGGCCAGGTGTACGCCACCCGGGCGCAGCACGACATCATTCACCTTGTTGCCGGCGCGGCCCTCGGTCCCAATCCGACATGGGATGGATTTGGGGCGATCGAACTCGAGGCTGCTCCCGGCCCCGCCCTCGGCCCTGAAGTGCTGAACATCCCGTCGGTCGCCGCCCACAGCAGCTACTGGGACGAGGGCAATCCGGCGCTGGCCAATATGGGCGCGATCATCGCGGGCATGCCGCCTCCGAAGGTCGTGCCATGA
- a CDS encoding nucleotidyltransferase: MKTDTSTQFAEFADAIKLKQTQVERIESARTSLTKLLKESYDLSEDDVFVQGSYANNTAVRPVEGGEYDIDIVVVSADSEEGATEAIHDLFEKLEDSRYKDMIMERKPCVRVTHADEVIGGFHVDVIPLRVSTSDEHDAPYEAPRKGSGWHGTAPGEYTDWCSGQGERFQRTVMMFKRWRDEQQDVRKAVKSIVLQVLISEYMPADIDDDARRVAVTFAGMHEELKDLESAPEVLNPVLESEDLAARWSDTDLLNFKTELESAAELASEADEADTLVCRLPGAWDQCDLILPG, translated from the coding sequence ATGAAGACGGACACCTCCACCCAGTTTGCCGAGTTTGCGGATGCGATCAAGCTCAAGCAGACGCAGGTCGAACGTATTGAGAGCGCGCGTACGTCGCTGACGAAGCTCCTCAAGGAGTCGTACGACTTGAGTGAAGACGATGTGTTTGTTCAGGGCTCGTACGCCAACAACACCGCCGTCCGACCGGTAGAGGGCGGTGAATACGACATTGACATCGTTGTTGTGTCGGCCGACAGCGAGGAGGGCGCGACCGAAGCGATCCATGATCTATTCGAAAAGCTTGAGGACAGTCGATACAAGGACATGATCATGGAACGGAAGCCGTGTGTCCGCGTGACGCACGCGGACGAGGTGATCGGCGGCTTCCACGTTGACGTCATTCCGCTGCGAGTCTCGACGAGTGACGAGCATGACGCACCGTATGAGGCACCACGCAAGGGAAGTGGATGGCACGGCACCGCGCCGGGCGAGTACACCGACTGGTGTAGCGGGCAGGGAGAGCGTTTCCAGCGCACCGTTATGATGTTCAAACGGTGGCGCGACGAACAGCAGGACGTTCGTAAGGCGGTCAAATCCATCGTGTTGCAGGTCCTCATCTCGGAGTACATGCCAGCGGACATCGACGACGATGCTAGGCGGGTTGCCGTAACTTTCGCCGGAATGCATGAGGAACTCAAAGATCTTGAGTCCGCCCCCGAAGTGCTCAATCCAGTGCTGGAGTCGGAGGACCTTGCTGCTCGCTGGAGCGATACCGATCTCCTAAACTTCAAGACCGAGCTCGAGTCGGCAGCTGAACTCGCGAGCGAGGCGGATGAAGCAGACACACTCGTCTGTCGTTTGCCAGGAGCTTGGGACCAGTGTGACCTGATTTTGCCAGGGTGA
- a CDS encoding type I restriction-modification system subunit M N-terminal domain-containing protein, translating into MALKKSDLYASLWASCDQLRGGMDASQYKDYILTLLFVKYVSDKAKADSNSLIDVPEGGSFDDIALVSAVLVAVLSAFIARVLIGRDRRRQMYGEAFRVALEWREMVYRVRRRDNSKEHDRVLIDRFHELQERLDYYEGWIGSESRYMRRSFRRLVTVIKGATKGDLQTAWEARGRSGNADPDTNHPKIPSSAMDNYLLDVRSHLSLQPWRWPAVWWRNREDGR; encoded by the coding sequence GTGGCGCTCAAAAAGTCGGATCTTTACGCATCGCTATGGGCGAGCTGTGATCAGCTGCGTGGCGGAATGGACGCTTCGCAATATAAGGACTACATTTTGACGCTGCTATTCGTGAAATACGTCTCGGACAAAGCGAAGGCTGATTCGAACAGTCTGATCGACGTACCCGAAGGCGGTTCGTTCGACGACATCGCACTGGTCAGTGCGGTGTTGGTCGCGGTTCTGTCTGCGTTCATCGCGCGTGTCCTTATTGGCCGTGACCGACGTCGCCAAATGTACGGCGAGGCGTTCCGTGTGGCGCTGGAGTGGCGCGAGATGGTGTATCGGGTGCGTCGCAGGGATAACTCGAAGGAGCACGACCGAGTGCTCATCGACCGATTTCACGAACTGCAGGAGCGACTCGATTACTACGAGGGCTGGATCGGCAGCGAATCGAGGTATATGCGTCGGAGCTTTAGGCGCCTGGTTACAGTGATCAAAGGTGCGACGAAGGGCGATCTTCAAACCGCGTGGGAGGCGAGAGGGAGATCAGGGAACGCCGATCCTGACACCAACCATCCGAAGATCCCGTCGTCGGCGATGGATAACTATTTGCTTGACGTACGGTCGCATTTGTCACTGCAGCCATGGCGATGGCCCGCCGTTTGGTGGCGTAACCGCGAGGACGGCCGATGA
- a CDS encoding nucleotide-binding domain-containing protein, with amino-acid sequence MEVGDRSHAKHPRTKDWVVDLRPDCSVRISVQKLRGRKGKFRDYRSGGPPIFASAQTTLRFRALTSGDSGASIWWRVTNTGAHARETGVKQLRGDFFRGKGPDCKSPGDNPSINHESAAYTGAHIIEAFMVRGGRVIAQSEPFRVNVFSRKFPVFRR; translated from the coding sequence ATGGAGGTCGGGGACAGGTCGCACGCTAAGCACCCGCGCACGAAGGATTGGGTCGTCGACCTTCGGCCCGACTGCTCGGTTCGTATCAGCGTGCAGAAGCTAAGGGGGCGAAAGGGTAAGTTTCGCGACTATCGCAGCGGAGGGCCACCCATTTTTGCGTCGGCTCAAACCACGCTTCGATTTCGCGCGCTCACCTCGGGAGATAGCGGCGCCTCGATCTGGTGGCGCGTGACTAACACGGGTGCCCACGCACGCGAGACCGGAGTCAAACAGTTGCGGGGTGACTTCTTCAGGGGCAAGGGACCCGACTGCAAATCTCCAGGCGACAACCCCTCCATTAATCACGAATCCGCCGCCTACACAGGCGCACACATCATTGAGGCGTTCATGGTTCGAGGTGGGCGAGTCATCGCACAGTCCGAGCCCTTCAGGGTCAACGTATTCTCGCGGAAGTTCCCGGTGTTCCGACGATAG